A region of Micromonospora sp. WMMD882 DNA encodes the following proteins:
- a CDS encoding type II toxin-antitoxin system Phd/YefM family antitoxin, which produces MTRITLREFRDGAGRVLDGVERTGEPVMITKYERPVAVLVGIDEWEEIEAFRDRRDAAVIARSRAEGQFVPLSAALESLGVDPREVEALLADRAGDAAA; this is translated from the coding sequence ATGACGAGGATTACGCTGCGGGAGTTCCGCGATGGCGCGGGTCGGGTGCTGGACGGAGTTGAGCGCACCGGTGAGCCGGTCATGATCACGAAGTACGAGCGGCCGGTGGCCGTGCTGGTGGGCATCGACGAGTGGGAAGAGATCGAGGCGTTCCGGGACCGCCGAGACGCTGCGGTGATCGCTCGTTCCCGTGCTGAGGGGCAGTTCGTGCCGCTGTCGGCGGCGCTGGAGTCGCTCGGGGTGGATCCTCGTGAGGTGGAGGCATTGCTGGCCGACCGGGCCGGCGATGCGGCGGCGTGA
- a CDS encoding pectate lyase, translating into MRRKVATRWLAGGATAVAGAVVALALQVPHASAATNLSLGAGADGSSKASGTSYGNVIDGNTSSYWSPSGSTGTVSVKWGSATTVSSAVIVQGSGGGSISGWQLKNHDTGAVLASGGSAPSTVNFSSTSLKKLSFVITSASGTPRIAEFETYYGGGSTPTPSPTSGPTSGPTASPTSNPGTPTGAWPSSAGSVSISGTVNVSGTFDGGMKTYCCIGDGGQGESQDPMFKIANGGTLQNVILGSPAGDGVHCEGTCTLRNVWWNDIGEDAATFKQTNGGTSYVIGGGARNGSDKTFQHNGNGTVDISGFYLKGSGKLYRGCGNCSTSHTRHVRIDNVLVDDIDMLAGINSNWNDTATITRVVVIGSATICGKYKGVPKGSEPSYLGEGWNDANCKVNRSDVTFR; encoded by the coding sequence ATGAGACGCAAAGTCGCCACACGATGGCTGGCCGGTGGCGCCACGGCGGTCGCAGGCGCCGTCGTGGCGCTGGCGCTGCAGGTTCCCCACGCCTCGGCCGCGACGAACCTGAGCCTCGGCGCCGGCGCCGACGGCTCCAGCAAGGCCAGTGGCACCAGCTACGGCAACGTCATCGACGGCAACACCAGCAGCTACTGGTCGCCGAGCGGCTCGACCGGCACGGTCTCGGTCAAGTGGGGCAGCGCCACCACGGTGTCCTCCGCCGTCATCGTGCAGGGCTCAGGCGGCGGCTCGATCAGCGGCTGGCAGCTCAAGAACCACGACACGGGCGCCGTCCTGGCCAGCGGCGGCAGCGCCCCGAGCACCGTCAACTTCTCCTCGACGTCACTGAAGAAGCTCTCCTTCGTCATCACCAGCGCGTCCGGCACCCCACGGATCGCCGAGTTCGAGACGTACTACGGCGGCGGGTCGACCCCGACCCCCAGCCCGACCAGTGGCCCCACCAGCGGGCCGACGGCCAGCCCGACCAGCAACCCGGGCACGCCGACCGGCGCGTGGCCGTCGTCGGCCGGCTCGGTGAGCATCTCGGGCACGGTCAACGTCTCCGGCACCTTCGACGGCGGGATGAAGACCTACTGCTGCATCGGTGACGGCGGGCAGGGCGAGTCACAGGACCCGATGTTCAAGATCGCCAATGGCGGCACCCTGCAGAACGTGATCCTCGGCTCACCCGCCGGTGACGGCGTGCACTGCGAGGGCACCTGCACGCTGCGCAACGTGTGGTGGAACGACATCGGTGAGGACGCCGCCACCTTCAAGCAGACCAACGGCGGCACCTCCTACGTCATCGGCGGCGGCGCGCGCAACGGCAGCGACAAGACCTTCCAGCACAACGGCAACGGCACGGTCGACATCTCCGGGTTCTACCTGAAGGGGTCCGGCAAGCTGTACCGAGGCTGCGGCAACTGCTCCACCTCGCACACCCGCCACGTGCGTATCGACAACGTCCTCGTCGACGACATCGACATGCTCGCCGGCATCAACAGCAACTGGAACGACACCGCGACCATCACCCGCGTGGTCGTCATCGGCTCGGCCACCATCTGCGGCAAGTACAAGGGTGTGCCCAAGGGCAGCGAGCCCAGCTACCTCGGTGAGGGCTGGAACGACGCCAACTGCAAGGTCAACAGAAGCGACGTCACCTTCCGGTAG
- a CDS encoding carbohydrate ABC transporter permease: MTTEIASSAPAAPAGAAPPGRRPASAGRRQRSEVGALTVLGHLALAVWAILVIAPLLWTILASFKSNTEIFLGNPFALPGSFNFDSYARAWSEANVGRYFLNSVFVVTLSTSGTMLFGAMAAYVLARYPFPGNRVVYYLFVSGLAFPVFLALVPLFLVVNNLGLLNTYTGLILVYIAYSLPFTVFFLAAFFKTLPQSVAEAAMIDGASHTRLFFQVMMPMARPALVSIAIFNIIGQWNQYLLPVALMQGEGADRKWVLTQGIASISTSAGYQADWAALFAALTLSILPMIGVYAIFQRQIQSGLTAGAVK; this comes from the coding sequence ATGACCACGGAGATCGCATCCAGCGCCCCGGCCGCCCCGGCCGGAGCCGCCCCGCCGGGCCGGCGGCCCGCCTCCGCCGGCCGCCGCCAACGATCCGAGGTGGGCGCGCTCACCGTGCTGGGCCACCTCGCCCTGGCGGTCTGGGCGATCCTGGTGATCGCCCCGCTGCTCTGGACGATCCTCGCCTCGTTCAAGAGCAACACCGAGATCTTCCTCGGCAACCCGTTCGCGCTGCCCGGCAGCTTCAACTTCGACAGCTACGCCCGCGCCTGGAGCGAGGCCAACGTCGGCCGCTACTTCCTCAACAGCGTGTTCGTGGTGACGCTGAGCACCAGCGGCACCATGCTGTTCGGCGCGATGGCCGCGTACGTGCTGGCCCGCTACCCGTTCCCCGGCAACCGGGTCGTCTACTACCTGTTCGTCTCCGGTCTGGCGTTCCCGGTGTTCCTCGCCCTGGTGCCGCTGTTCCTGGTGGTCAACAACCTCGGGCTGCTCAACACGTACACCGGGCTGATCCTGGTGTACATCGCGTACTCGCTGCCGTTCACGGTGTTCTTCCTGGCCGCGTTCTTCAAGACGCTGCCGCAGTCGGTGGCCGAGGCCGCGATGATCGACGGGGCCTCGCACACCCGGCTGTTCTTCCAGGTCATGATGCCGATGGCCCGTCCGGCCCTGGTCTCCATCGCGATCTTCAACATCATCGGCCAGTGGAACCAGTACCTGTTGCCGGTGGCGCTGATGCAGGGCGAGGGGGCCGACCGCAAATGGGTGCTCACCCAGGGCATCGCCAGCATCTCCACGTCGGCCGGCTACCAGGCCGACTGGGCGGCCCTGTTCGCCGCCCTCACCCTGTCCATCCTGCCGATGATCGGCGTCTACGCCATCTTCCAGCGTCAGATCCAGTCCGGTCTCACCGCCGGCGCGGTCAAGTAG
- the ngcE gene encoding N-acetylglucosamine/diacetylchitobiose ABC transporter substrate-binding protein: MSVSPASPADLSRRTVLRRAAAVGMLATPAAGLLSACVGGGDDEPVEQAAGDKSATNPLGVKEDAALEVVIFNGGLGTKYATDVHIPSYKKVFPKAEVKFSSTEEIGTVLQPRFSSNTPPDMVNNAGSKFLDQGALVQADQVQDLTELFDAPALDDPSKKVRDLLVPGTVEQGTYNGKPYVLNYAFTVFGLWYDSALFEKNGWVAPKTWADFTALCDKIKAAGITPYSYAGANAAYYQYLVLLTSAAKIGGPDVLKNIDNLEDGAWQAEPVKQAAAAWAEIGAKYGNKAHLGLKHTEVQLQQNQGKVAFYPSGSWLENEQAKDTPPGFKYAVTPVPSVTASDALPQTAIYAAAGEMYFVPSKGKNARGGMEYLRHMLSKAGAKGFTELTKVLTVVQGAVDGLDISPGLTSGNAMLTAAGKDYFSYRFDTWYKKLDDEARAATNELMFSGGTAQKFCDRMQKVADAVKKDSSIEKFTR, from the coding sequence ATGTCCGTTAGCCCCGCAAGCCCGGCCGACCTGAGCCGCCGTACCGTGCTGCGCCGCGCCGCCGCCGTGGGCATGCTGGCCACGCCGGCCGCCGGCCTGCTCAGCGCCTGCGTCGGCGGCGGTGACGACGAGCCGGTGGAGCAGGCCGCCGGCGACAAGTCCGCCACCAACCCGCTCGGCGTCAAGGAGGACGCGGCGCTGGAGGTGGTCATCTTCAACGGTGGCCTCGGCACCAAGTACGCCACCGACGTGCACATCCCCTCGTACAAGAAGGTGTTCCCGAAGGCGGAGGTGAAGTTCTCCTCGACCGAGGAGATCGGCACCGTCCTGCAACCCCGGTTCAGCAGCAACACCCCGCCGGACATGGTCAACAACGCCGGGTCGAAGTTCCTCGACCAGGGCGCGCTGGTGCAGGCCGACCAGGTGCAGGACCTCACCGAGCTGTTCGACGCCCCCGCGCTGGACGACCCGTCGAAGAAGGTCCGTGACCTGCTCGTCCCCGGCACCGTCGAGCAGGGCACCTACAACGGCAAGCCGTACGTGCTGAACTACGCGTTCACCGTCTTCGGGCTCTGGTACGACAGCGCGCTGTTCGAGAAGAACGGCTGGGTCGCGCCGAAGACCTGGGCCGACTTCACCGCCCTGTGCGACAAGATCAAGGCCGCCGGCATCACCCCGTACTCGTACGCCGGCGCGAACGCCGCCTACTACCAGTACCTCGTCCTGCTCACCAGCGCCGCCAAGATCGGCGGCCCGGACGTGCTGAAGAACATCGACAACCTCGAAGACGGCGCGTGGCAGGCCGAGCCGGTCAAGCAGGCCGCCGCCGCCTGGGCCGAGATCGGCGCGAAGTACGGCAACAAGGCGCACCTGGGCCTCAAGCACACCGAGGTGCAGCTCCAGCAGAACCAGGGCAAGGTCGCCTTCTACCCCAGCGGCTCCTGGCTGGAGAACGAGCAGGCCAAGGACACCCCGCCCGGCTTCAAGTACGCGGTCACCCCGGTGCCGAGCGTGACCGCCTCGGACGCGCTGCCGCAGACCGCGATCTACGCGGCGGCCGGCGAGATGTACTTCGTCCCGTCGAAGGGCAAGAACGCCCGGGGCGGCATGGAGTACCTGCGGCACATGCTCTCCAAGGCCGGCGCGAAGGGCTTCACCGAGCTGACCAAGGTGCTCACCGTCGTCCAGGGCGCGGTCGACGGCCTCGACATCTCGCCCGGCCTGACCAGCGGCAACGCCATGCTCACCGCCGCCGGCAAGGACTACTTCAGCTACCGTTTCGACACCTGGTACAAGAAGCTCGACGACGAGGCCCGCGCCGCCACCAACGAGCTGATGTTCTCCGGCGGCACCGCGCAGAAGTTCTGCGACCGGATGCAGAAGGTCGCCGACGCGGTCAAGAAGGACTCCTCCATCGAGAAGTTCACCCGCTAG
- a CDS encoding sugar ABC transporter permease produces MRHGRYPFIVGFLAAPVAIYVTFVLGPYAQAFYLATTNWRGVSANPEFVGLENFTKLFSDDVFWKAIRHHGLLLLALPLLTIALALFFAFMLNVGGGSRGGVMAGVRGSRFYRVVFFFPQVLAVVIVGVIFSRVYAPDDSGLLNGVLAAVGLDPVLFMADPDIALWSIVAVLVWQAVGFYVVLFSAGMSSVPKDIYEAATIDGAGRTAMFFRVTLPLLWDTLQVAWVYLGIAAFDAFAIVQVLSVDQGGPDGATTVLGMEIYRNAFSYSQFGYASAMGVALFFLTITFAALTLRVSKRDTIEL; encoded by the coding sequence ATGCGGCACGGCAGGTACCCGTTCATCGTCGGCTTTCTGGCGGCGCCGGTCGCGATCTACGTGACCTTCGTCCTCGGGCCGTACGCGCAGGCTTTCTACCTCGCCACCACCAACTGGCGGGGGGTCAGCGCCAACCCGGAGTTCGTCGGTCTGGAGAACTTCACCAAGCTGTTCTCCGACGACGTCTTCTGGAAGGCGATCCGGCACCACGGGCTCCTGCTGCTCGCCCTGCCGCTGCTCACGATCGCCCTCGCGCTCTTCTTCGCCTTCATGCTCAACGTGGGCGGGGGGAGCCGGGGCGGCGTGATGGCCGGGGTCCGGGGGTCGAGGTTCTACCGGGTGGTGTTCTTCTTCCCCCAGGTCCTGGCCGTCGTCATCGTCGGCGTCATCTTCAGCCGGGTGTACGCCCCGGACGACAGCGGCCTGCTCAACGGCGTGCTGGCCGCCGTCGGTCTCGACCCGGTGCTGTTCATGGCCGATCCGGACATCGCGCTCTGGTCGATCGTCGCGGTGCTGGTGTGGCAGGCGGTCGGCTTCTACGTGGTGCTCTTCTCCGCCGGCATGTCCTCGGTGCCGAAGGACATCTACGAGGCGGCCACCATCGACGGGGCCGGCCGGACGGCGATGTTCTTCCGGGTGACCCTGCCGCTGCTCTGGGACACCCTCCAGGTCGCCTGGGTCTACCTGGGCATCGCCGCGTTCGACGCGTTCGCCATCGTGCAGGTGCTCTCGGTCGACCAGGGCGGCCCCGACGGGGCCACCACCGTGCTCGGCATGGAGATCTACCGCAACGCGTTCAGCTACTCCCAGTTCGGCTACGCCTCGGCGATGGGCGTGGCGCTGTTCTTCCTGACGATCACGTTCGCCGCGCTCACCCTGCGCGTCAGCAAGCGTGACACGATCGAGCTGTAA
- a CDS encoding M15 family metallopeptidase, which produces MPRPARRRRRWAALPLALVLAGTGCVRRPPPPPAPPPFVHEVHPVTPAELGPSWRPGCPVGAERLRLLRLGHWDFDGRAHVGELIVHEQVAAAVTTVFASLYRQRFPIRRMTPVDRYGGDDDISMAADNTSGFNCRRAVTEGPVAWSRHAYGQAVDVNPVENPYLLGGRVLPPAGAAYVDRSAYRPGMAVPDGVLVRAFAEVGWAWGGVWSDPDYQHFSTGG; this is translated from the coding sequence GTGCCCCGACCTGCCCGCCGGAGGCGTCGATGGGCCGCGCTGCCGCTGGCCCTCGTCCTGGCCGGGACCGGATGCGTCCGGCGACCGCCACCGCCACCCGCGCCGCCCCCGTTCGTCCACGAGGTCCACCCGGTCACCCCGGCGGAGCTGGGACCCAGTTGGCGGCCGGGCTGCCCGGTCGGCGCGGAGCGGCTACGGCTGCTGCGGCTGGGTCACTGGGACTTCGACGGCCGGGCCCACGTCGGTGAGCTGATCGTGCACGAGCAGGTCGCCGCCGCCGTGACCACCGTCTTCGCCAGCCTGTACCGGCAGCGCTTCCCGATCCGGCGGATGACCCCGGTCGACCGCTACGGCGGGGACGACGACATCTCGATGGCCGCCGACAACACCTCCGGCTTCAACTGCCGACGCGCGGTCACCGAAGGGCCAGTGGCCTGGTCCAGGCACGCGTACGGGCAGGCGGTCGACGTGAACCCGGTGGAGAACCCGTACCTGCTCGGCGGGCGGGTGCTGCCCCCGGCCGGCGCCGCGTACGTCGACCGGAGCGCGTACCGGCCGGGCATGGCCGTGCCGGACGGCGTCCTCGTCCGTGCGTTCGCCGAGGTCGGCTGGGCGTGGGGCGGGGTCTGGTCCGACCCGGACTACCAGCATTTCAGCACGGGCGGCTGA
- a CDS encoding MurR/RpiR family transcriptional regulator, whose protein sequence is MVGHEVDAAAPVAADTDGFDRRSPLGVASEGVLARVRAGAPDLTGALRRVAEHVLSDPEAAARATIVELAERSGTSPATITRFCRAMGFDGYADLRLGIAAETGRARSAGWTVDIGREIQPGDPLERVLEQIMAADTRAMHDTAALLDLAEVERAAVAIAGAARVTIFGASGSALVGEEMQFSLHRIGVAAWAWNDVHEGLASAALLRPGDVALGISHSGQTRETIETLAEAGSRGATTVALTGFPRSPLAELADVVLLTASQSTTYRPDALSARHPQLVVLDLLYVAVAQRTHDRAHAAFRRTAQAVDGHKAARAALP, encoded by the coding sequence ATGGTCGGTCACGAGGTGGACGCCGCCGCCCCCGTGGCGGCCGACACCGACGGGTTCGACCGCCGCAGCCCGCTCGGCGTCGCCTCGGAGGGCGTGCTGGCCCGGGTCCGGGCCGGAGCCCCCGACCTGACCGGCGCGCTGCGCCGGGTCGCCGAACACGTGCTCAGCGATCCCGAGGCGGCGGCCCGGGCGACCATCGTGGAGCTCGCCGAACGCAGCGGCACCTCGCCGGCCACGATCACCCGGTTCTGCCGGGCGATGGGCTTCGACGGGTACGCCGACCTGCGGCTCGGCATCGCCGCCGAGACCGGCCGGGCCCGCTCCGCCGGCTGGACCGTCGACATCGGCCGGGAGATCCAGCCCGGCGACCCCCTGGAACGGGTGCTCGAACAGATCATGGCCGCCGACACCCGCGCCATGCACGACACCGCCGCGCTGCTCGACCTCGCCGAGGTGGAACGGGCCGCGGTGGCCATCGCCGGCGCGGCCCGGGTGACCATCTTCGGGGCCAGCGGCAGCGCGCTGGTCGGCGAGGAGATGCAGTTCAGCCTGCACCGCATCGGGGTGGCCGCCTGGGCCTGGAACGACGTGCACGAAGGTCTGGCCAGCGCCGCGCTGCTGCGCCCCGGCGACGTGGCGCTGGGCATCTCGCACTCCGGACAGACCCGGGAGACCATCGAGACCCTCGCCGAGGCGGGCAGCCGGGGCGCGACCACCGTCGCGTTGACCGGCTTCCCCCGTTCGCCCCTGGCCGAGCTGGCCGACGTGGTGCTGCTCACCGCCAGCCAGTCCACCACCTACCGCCCCGACGCGCTCTCCGCCCGGCATCCCCAGCTCGTCGTGCTCGACCTGCTCTACGTGGCGGTCGCGCAGCGCACCCACGACCGCGCCCACGCGGCCTTCCGGCGTACCGCCCAGGCCGTCGACGGGCACAAGGCCGCCCGCGCGGCCCTGCCCTGA
- a CDS encoding metal-dependent hydrolase: MMGPSHALSGAAVWLTGSLALEHFADYEQSALALAVGTAVCAGGALFPDLDLSGKVTRNQGGATVARTFGVFSLFVAEVIEKISLGVYYATKLSRDPKRSNGHRTLTHTIPFTVLVGWGTTALCTAYGKWAVVGILFFMIGLALRGLFDRWAERAGWVIVTLTSAAGAWYTFVNLPGDRGYPMIGVAMAVGCFVHIIGDMITKAGVPILWPIPIKRRMWTPIGLPNSIALRAGGKTEVVVVRSVLTVVSVLAALGLLAPSVLERFTIDG, from the coding sequence ATGATGGGACCGTCGCACGCGCTGTCCGGCGCGGCGGTGTGGCTGACCGGGTCATTGGCGCTCGAGCACTTCGCCGACTACGAGCAGTCCGCGCTGGCGCTGGCGGTCGGCACGGCGGTCTGCGCCGGCGGGGCGCTCTTTCCCGACCTCGACCTCTCCGGCAAGGTCACCCGTAACCAGGGCGGCGCGACGGTGGCCCGCACGTTCGGCGTCTTCTCGCTGTTCGTCGCCGAGGTGATCGAGAAGATCTCGCTCGGCGTCTACTACGCGACGAAGCTGAGCAGGGATCCGAAACGCAGCAACGGGCACCGCACCCTCACCCACACCATCCCGTTCACCGTGCTGGTCGGTTGGGGCACCACCGCGCTCTGCACCGCGTACGGGAAATGGGCGGTGGTCGGCATCCTGTTCTTCATGATCGGCCTGGCGCTGCGTGGGCTGTTCGACCGCTGGGCGGAACGGGCCGGCTGGGTGATCGTCACCCTCACCTCGGCGGCCGGCGCCTGGTACACGTTCGTCAACCTGCCCGGCGACCGGGGCTACCCGATGATCGGCGTGGCCATGGCGGTGGGCTGTTTCGTGCACATCATCGGCGACATGATCACCAAGGCCGGGGTGCCGATCCTGTGGCCCATTCCGATCAAACGCCGGATGTGGACGCCGATCGGCCTGCCGAACAGCATCGCCCTGCGCGCCGGTGGCAAGACCGAGGTGGTGGTGGTCCGCTCGGTGTTGACGGTGGTCTCCGTGCTGGCCGCGCTCGGCCTGCTCGCCCCCTCGGTGCTGGAGCGCTTCACCATCGACGGCTGA
- a CDS encoding nucleotidyltransferase family protein: protein MIIAAGGGRRIGGPEALLHLRERPLVDQMIDTMTEAGCAQTVVVLGAAAAEVRRTADLSGATVVVNQAWGTGVGSSIRAGLAALTDDTIEAVVVIPVDMPGLTTEAVRRVVALPYPDALVCATYGGLRGYPMLFGRRHWPGIATLASADVGARPYLLAHKDLIVDIACDTVADGSRVDSPEQMTRYGLTVPPQRVGA, encoded by the coding sequence ATGATCATCGCTGCCGGGGGCGGACGCCGCATCGGCGGTCCGGAGGCTCTGCTGCACCTGCGGGAGCGGCCCCTGGTGGACCAGATGATCGACACGATGACCGAGGCGGGCTGCGCGCAGACCGTGGTGGTGCTCGGCGCGGCGGCGGCCGAGGTGCGCCGCACCGCCGACCTGTCCGGCGCGACGGTGGTGGTCAACCAGGCGTGGGGGACCGGCGTGGGCTCGTCCATCCGGGCCGGGCTCGCCGCGCTCACCGACGACACCATCGAAGCGGTCGTGGTGATCCCGGTCGACATGCCCGGTCTCACCACCGAGGCGGTCCGCCGGGTGGTCGCCCTGCCGTACCCGGACGCGCTGGTCTGCGCCACCTACGGCGGGCTGCGCGGCTACCCGATGCTCTTCGGCCGCCGGCACTGGCCCGGCATCGCCACCCTGGCCAGCGCGGACGTCGGCGCGCGGCCGTACCTGCTGGCGCACAAGGACCTGATCGTCGACATCGCCTGCGACACCGTCGCCGACGGCAGCCGGGTGGACAGCCCCGAGCAGATGACCCGGTACGGCCTCACCGTGCCGCCCCAGCGCGTCGGCGCCTGA
- a CDS encoding type II toxin-antitoxin system RelE/ParE family toxin — translation MKVQIDRDVLVWLHKQPRNVFLTVLSAILGLVSDPEPQSSTEMRDGSGRRLRVGDYRVLYRLDGDDLTIHAVGHRKDVYS, via the coding sequence GTGAAGGTTCAGATCGACCGGGATGTGCTGGTCTGGTTGCACAAGCAGCCCCGCAACGTCTTTCTGACCGTCCTGAGCGCGATCCTCGGCTTGGTCTCCGACCCTGAGCCACAGAGCTCGACCGAGATGCGCGACGGATCCGGTCGTCGTTTGCGGGTCGGTGACTACCGGGTCCTCTACCGCCTCGACGGCGACGACTTGACCATCCACGCCGTCGGGCATCGCAAGGACGTCTACTCGTAA
- a CDS encoding bifunctional 3'-5' exonuclease/DNA polymerase, with product MLVAVVAGEGAGGALCPLRPDGRPAGPAEPVTDLAAAVAAREAADRPRWVWASGATLYPALLRAGARVERCHDVELTEALLLGYAGRWGEPRSFPAAWARLTGTAVPPDPPPRPAAPPGDGQATLFDAPSGPTGPGVEALTRVYADQLARIAATERPGRFRLLVAAESAGALVAAEMGAVGLPWRVDAHDAILTGLLGEPSPVGGPPRRLAELAARIAEAFGVRQVHADSPAELLRAFARAGVDLPNTRSWVLRGVDHPAVPLVLEYKELYRIWTAHGWAWRDAWVRDGRFRPEYVPGGVVSGRWATRGGGALQIPKVIRRAVVADPGWRLVVADAGQLEPRVLAAVSGDARLAAAGGAGDLYAALARESFGGDRARAKVALLGAMYGQTGGSAAPALAVLRQHYPTAFGYVEAAARTGEAGGLVRSWLGRTCPPGGVVDPEAGEDDGGFDPQGPRARAARSRGRFTRNFVVQATAAEWASTLLATLRTALAGTDAELVFFQHDEVIVHCPAGQVDAVVEAVTGCGERATGLLFGATPVRVPLDVAVVDCYADA from the coding sequence GTGCTGGTCGCGGTGGTGGCGGGAGAGGGCGCTGGTGGCGCGCTGTGCCCGCTGCGCCCGGACGGGCGGCCCGCCGGCCCGGCCGAGCCGGTCACCGATCTCGCCGCCGCCGTCGCCGCCCGGGAGGCCGCCGACCGGCCGCGCTGGGTGTGGGCGTCCGGCGCGACGCTCTACCCCGCCCTGCTGCGCGCCGGGGCGCGGGTCGAGCGCTGCCACGACGTCGAGCTGACCGAGGCGCTGCTGCTCGGGTATGCCGGCCGGTGGGGTGAGCCGCGCTCGTTCCCGGCGGCCTGGGCCCGGCTGACCGGCACGGCGGTGCCGCCGGATCCGCCGCCGCGCCCGGCCGCGCCGCCCGGCGACGGGCAGGCCACGCTCTTCGACGCGCCGTCCGGGCCGACCGGTCCGGGGGTCGAGGCGTTGACCCGGGTGTACGCCGACCAGCTCGCCCGGATCGCCGCCACCGAGCGCCCCGGCCGGTTCCGGCTGCTGGTGGCCGCCGAGTCGGCCGGCGCGCTGGTCGCGGCGGAGATGGGCGCGGTCGGGCTGCCCTGGCGGGTCGACGCGCACGACGCGATCCTCACCGGGCTGCTCGGCGAGCCGTCCCCGGTGGGCGGGCCGCCGCGCCGGCTGGCCGAGCTGGCCGCCCGGATCGCCGAGGCGTTCGGGGTGCGGCAGGTGCACGCCGACAGCCCGGCCGAGCTGCTGCGGGCGTTCGCCCGGGCCGGCGTCGACCTGCCGAACACCCGGTCCTGGGTGCTGCGCGGGGTGGACCACCCGGCGGTGCCGCTGGTCCTGGAGTACAAGGAGCTCTACCGGATCTGGACGGCGCACGGCTGGGCCTGGCGGGACGCCTGGGTGCGGGACGGCCGCTTCCGCCCGGAGTACGTCCCCGGCGGGGTGGTCTCCGGCCGGTGGGCGACCCGGGGCGGTGGCGCGTTGCAGATCCCGAAGGTGATCCGGCGGGCGGTGGTGGCCGACCCGGGCTGGCGGCTGGTGGTGGCCGACGCCGGTCAACTGGAGCCCCGGGTGCTCGCGGCGGTCTCCGGTGACGCCCGGCTGGCGGCGGCCGGCGGGGCGGGCGACCTGTACGCCGCGCTGGCCCGGGAGTCCTTCGGCGGTGACCGGGCCCGCGCCAAGGTGGCCCTGCTCGGCGCGATGTACGGGCAGACCGGCGGGTCGGCGGCACCCGCCCTGGCGGTGCTGCGGCAGCACTATCCGACCGCGTTCGGGTACGTGGAGGCGGCGGCGCGTACCGGTGAGGCCGGCGGGTTGGTCCGGTCGTGGCTGGGCCGGACCTGCCCGCCCGGCGGCGTCGTCGACCCGGAGGCGGGGGAGGACGACGGCGGGTTCGACCCGCAGGGGCCCCGGGCGCGGGCGGCCCGGTCCCGGGGCCGGTTCACCCGGAACTTCGTCGTCCAGGCAACCGCCGCCGAGTGGGCGTCCACCCTGTTGGCGACGCTGCGGACGGCGCTGGCCGGCACCGACGCGGAGCTGGTCTTCTTCCAGCACGACGAGGTGATCGTGCACTGTCCGGCCGGGCAGGTCGACGCGGTGGTCGAGGCGGTCACCGGCTGCGGCGAGCGGGCGACGGGGTTGTTGTTCGGCGCGACGCCGGTGCGGGTCCCGCTGGACGTGGCCGTGGTCGACTGTTACGCCGACGCCTGA